One segment of Triticum aestivum cultivar Chinese Spring chromosome 2A, IWGSC CS RefSeq v2.1, whole genome shotgun sequence DNA contains the following:
- the LOC123188885 gene encoding protein HGV2, whose translation MDSSSDNFVAPVDERQDPPLPNPSEEEAGGEEKEGGEEKTLERAEELFDKGSKAIEEGDFVVAVDCLSRALEIRVERYGELASECASTYYKYGCALLYKSQEETDPLGNVPKSAPDEEPAKSITNKDSGNSKASSSNVKDDDPSSDKGGLEEGQNSNEKDQEDVDGESDKDGDEMAGEEDDSDLDLAWKMLDIARAIVEKNPDNTMEKVKIFSALAEVSMEREDIDNSLGDYFKALAILEHLVEPDHRRIVELHFRICLVYELASKIADAIPYCAKAVSLCKSRLESLKKAKETLLADKGDSASTADGDSKKLSIEDELEVVTGILPDLEKKLEDLEQAIATPSSEIEEIMKSIAAKAGFMQKAGNAVAPRAASLTSSQMGGVNNGFDSPTMSTAATSGSTGSTVTDLGVVGRGIKRANIKPISAEPCSKRLAADDSLSVKCDSSNNSDVHPTVQDGEGSVSK comes from the exons atGGACTCCTCCTCCGATAACTTCGTGGCGCCGGTAGACGAGCGCCAGGACCCACCGCTCCCGAACCCTAGCGAGGAGGAGGCGGGCGGTGAggagaaagaggggggagaggagaAAACCCTAGAGCGGGCGGAGGAGCTGTTTGACAAGGGGTCCAAGGCCATCGAGGAGGGGGACTTCGTCGTCGCCGTCGACTGCCTCAGCCGCGCCCTCGAGATCAG GGTTGAACGTTATGGAGAACTTGCTTCAGAGTGTGCTAGCACGTATTATAAATATGGATGTGCCTTGCTATACAAATCACAGGAGGAGACCGATCCTTTGGGTAATGTTCCAAAGAGTGCACCAGATGAAGAACCAGCGAAGAGCATAACAAATAAAGATAGTGGAAACTCAAAGGCATCCAGCAGCAATGTCAAAGATGACGATCCATCTTCAGACAAAGGTGGTCTTGAAGAAG gtcaaaactcaaatgagaAAGATCAGGAGGATGTAGATGGTGAGAGTGACAAGGATGGTGATGAGATGGCGGGAGAAGAAGATGATTCTGATTTGGATCTAGCCTGGAAAATGTTAGATATTGCAAGGGCAATAGTGGAGAAGAACCCAGACAACACTATGGAGAAAGTGAAAATCTTTTCTGCTCTAGCTGAAGTCTCCATGGAAAGAG AGGACATAGACAACTCACTTGGTGACTACTTCAAAGCTTTGGCCATCTTGGAGCATTTGGTTGAGCCTGACCATCGTCGAATTGTTGAACT ACACTTCCGCATTTGTTTGGTCTATGAGTTGGCATCTAAGATTGCAGATGCGATCCCATATTGTGCAAAGGCTGTTTCATTGTGCAAGTCACGTTTAGAGAGCCTGAAAAAAGCGAAGGAAACCTTGTTGGCTGATAAAGGTGACAGTGCATCTACTGCTGATGGAGACTCAAAGAAATTGTCTATTGAAGATGAGCTGGAGGTTGTTACTGGTATATTGCCTGACCTTGAGAAGAAG CTTGAAGACCTGGAGCAAGCAATTGCAACCCCAAGCTCTGAAATAGAGGAGATTATGAAAAGCATTGCCGCAAAGGCAGGGTTTATGCAGAAGGCTGGCAATGCTGTGGCGCCAAGAGCTGCATCTTTGACTTCTTCACAAATGGGTGGAGTAAACAATGGCTTTGACTCCCCAACAATGTCTACAGCAGCAACATCTGGAAGCACTGGAAGTACTGTTACCGACCTCGGTGTTGTAGGCAGAGGCATCAAGCGAGCTAATATCAAGCCTATTTCTGCTGAGCCTTGTTCGAAGAGACTGGCAGCAGATGATTCACTGTCTGTGAAATGCGACAGCAGCAACAACTCAGATGTTCACCCCACGGTGCAAGATGGTGAGGGTTCCGTATCAAAGTAG